CTCTAATCACTCCATCGCTAATTGCTATTGGAGTCGCAGACGCTGATTGCCCCAAAGCTTAGCCTGATGCTTCTTTTATGGCACTATCTATGGGATCTAAAAACGGTTTATGAGAAAGTCCATCTAATTCAAGCCAACCATGGAGATGAAGGCCTTTTGAAAACCCCAACAAGTATGCTTTAGGTTCTCTATTTGGTTCGATTTGTGATGCTTTGATCTAAAGTTTTTTTATGATAGGAGTAGTTTGGGCTTGTTAAAGCTTGATCTTGCTTAATGTTTGTTCTTGATCTTTTGTGTATAGCCTTGGCAGTGATTTTTCTGGGAATTTTTTTCTTGACTGTTATTCCTtgtttctaataatattttagtaTAGGTTTAGGTATATTTTCCTTGAAGCTTGTAGGATCTCTAGAGCAATCATTACATAAGTTTTTCCTCAGTGCATCTCCCTCTCCCTTTAATGGGTAGCCTTAAGTCGTTCATGTCCTCTTTCAagcaaatataattaaaaaaagaaaaaaatgttttttctttAACTCAATTTGCTGTGGGTTGGTTGGGGGTTTAAACAAGATCAATAAAGAATGAAGGTGAGCCCAAAATAACCTACGAGGCTGCCATGCATGACATATTGTCAACCAAATCAAGTAAAAAATTCATCAAGCACTAAAAGGAGAACAAAATTATATGGATTACGATGCCACTCAAATTCAATGAACGACTAGCTAGCATGTCCATCTATGTATCTGACAATTGAATGAATTTAAGGcatctaatattaatttaataatctGTTAGCCAAACTGCATCACCACGCATGCCCTGCGTTTCCAGTCGTCTGCCAAAGACCACTCATGTCAAAGAAAACTCCACAGGCTGTTGAGAAAGTGGGAAGAAAACTGAGGAAAACGAAAGAAAATCCTCGGTGAAAGCAGATGAAAACACAAGTGACAaggacaaaagaaacaaagagacGTACACACTGAAAAACCCATATTGTACTAATGGGATTCATCAAGAGCAACATACAATTTCGAAATCTACCACTTTCTAAAACAAACAAAGGATATTACCATAAGTGACCAAATTCAGTTTCTGCATATTATTGGTAAAACAGGAAATTAAAAGGTCTTCATCTAGCAAAACAAAGATAGAAAAAGATGTTCAAGCCACTCCATTTACATCCCTTTTGCAGAtcgaagaaaggaaaaaaaggggATCAGGACATGTGCTTGCTAGGACAAACTAATTCCCAGCCCAGGGACAGAGAGATGGAAAAACTGTGCCCATCAAATTCCCATACTCATTCCAACTTGAAGAAGCTTGACCAGCGAAGTAATTCACAGAAGCTGAATTAGTGGGTGCTGCTCCAAAATAAGTCTGCTTCATGACTTGGAAAGAGCGGCCATTGCTGGACGAATCAGAGAAGTTCAGCTGGGCAAGACCAACCTGGTTCGACCCGTCCCCGAAAACAGTGGGTCGACCAGCAGGAATGGTTGGGGCGGGGGCGGCAGTGGTGGCGGCGTCTCTCAGAATCACCGCTTTCATGTAGGATTCAAGAATGGTGGGGCGCCTGTGGTGCTGTGATGGTTTCTTCATCTGTTTCTTCAACCTTTTTTTGGTTGTATTCCAATGGTTCTTGATACCATTTTCCGTTCGACCGGGAATACACATCGCGATTGTAGCCCATTTATTGAGGATTCTCCTGTGTGCTTCCACT
This genomic stretch from Diospyros lotus cultivar Yz01 chromosome 1, ASM1463336v1, whole genome shotgun sequence harbors:
- the LOC127788180 gene encoding transcription factor MYB119-like produces the protein METPQSAQINNVEYFAPVEVAAHGGAASNPAPPPLPLQETSRGKRASGGKSGRLMIKGPWSLEEDRKLVELVNLHGEGKWAEISESMIGRAGKQCRERWRNNLRPGIKRDPWTETEELVLVEAHRRILNKWATIAMCIPGRTENGIKNHWNTTKKRLKKQMKKPSQHHRRPTILESYMKAVILRDAATTAAPAPTIPAGRPTVFGDGSNQVGLAQLNFSDSSSNGRSFQVMKQTYFGAAPTNSASVNYFAGQASSSWNEYGNLMGTVFPSLCPWAGN